The following proteins are encoded in a genomic region of Nocardioides sp. cx-173:
- a CDS encoding TetR/AcrR family transcriptional regulator, producing the protein MSENEQPDVRRRLLEQAAQLLGEEGPAALTTRRLAREAGTSTMAVYTHFGGMPALVRAVVAEGFRRLVARVAEVEPTDDPLDDLRRAAVAYRQHALADPQMYAVMFGSASLGGYRLHDDELDIGLAAFGQLVDLVRRAMAGGRLREDDPAAVAGQFWSALHGYVMLELSGFHQVVEDPEAQLLWPMLAHLVEGLRADGARAR; encoded by the coding sequence GTGTCTGAGAACGAGCAGCCCGACGTCCGCCGCCGACTGCTCGAGCAGGCGGCCCAGCTGCTGGGCGAGGAGGGGCCGGCGGCCCTGACCACCCGGCGCCTGGCGCGCGAGGCCGGGACCTCGACGATGGCCGTCTACACCCACTTCGGGGGGATGCCCGCGCTGGTCCGCGCGGTCGTCGCGGAGGGCTTTCGCCGGCTGGTGGCGCGAGTGGCGGAGGTCGAGCCCACCGACGACCCGCTCGACGACCTGCGCCGGGCGGCGGTCGCCTACCGCCAGCACGCGCTGGCCGACCCGCAGATGTATGCGGTGATGTTCGGCTCGGCCAGCCTCGGCGGCTACCGGCTGCACGACGACGAGCTGGACATCGGGCTGGCGGCGTTCGGCCAGCTCGTCGACCTGGTACGCCGGGCGATGGCCGGCGGCCGCCTCCGAGAGGACGACCCCGCCGCCGTGGCGGGGCAGTTCTGGAGCGCCCTGCACGGCTACGTGATGCTCGAGCTCTCCGGCTTCCACCAGGTGGTGGAGGACCCGGAGGCGCAGCTGCTGTGGCCGATGCTGGCGCACCTGGTCGAAGGGCTGCGGGCCGACGGCGCGCGGGCTCGGTAG
- a CDS encoding VanZ family protein yields the protein MFPFGGVEYMVLGSVLSGAVCLLLALALRSRLGLTAWTAAGLLWSLVVIGLVTLIPAGGAPGIVPAEGRLATCSWDIGGPAPDGFWIFSGGQRLLNTVVFMPSGALLALTAARWRSGWVTVPLGLALLATYSAAIEKTQLELARIDRACDVTDIIDNVTGAALGVAVGLAMATVLRPWRGRRAPVS from the coding sequence GTGTTCCCGTTCGGTGGCGTCGAGTACATGGTGCTCGGCTCCGTCCTGTCCGGAGCCGTCTGCCTGCTCCTCGCCCTCGCGCTGCGCTCGCGGCTCGGGCTGACCGCCTGGACCGCCGCCGGCCTGCTCTGGTCGCTGGTCGTCATCGGGCTGGTCACGCTCATCCCGGCCGGTGGCGCGCCCGGCATCGTCCCGGCCGAGGGGCGGCTGGCCACCTGCTCGTGGGACATCGGGGGACCGGCGCCGGACGGCTTCTGGATCTTCTCCGGCGGGCAGCGCCTGCTCAACACCGTCGTGTTCATGCCCTCCGGCGCGCTGCTCGCGCTCACGGCCGCCCGCTGGCGCAGCGGCTGGGTGACGGTGCCGCTGGGCCTGGCCCTGCTGGCGACGTACTCCGCCGCGATCGAGAAGACCCAGCTGGAGCTGGCCCGCATCGACCGCGCGTGCGACGTCACGGACATCATCGACAACGTCACGGGCGCCGCCCTCGGCGTCGCTGTCGGCCTCGCCATGGCGACCGTGCTCAGGCCGTGGCGTGGCCGACGGGCCCCGGTCTCCTAG
- the hisC gene encoding histidinol-phosphate transaminase has protein sequence MSSPTSRAHIARIPAYVPGRPPTPRTGLTTYKLSSNENPYPPLPGVVDAATEAVAVMNRYPDMGSSALYDALSARLGVPVSDLAAATGSVALVYQLLSAYCDPGDEVVYAWRSFEAYPIAVTTAGATSVQVPLTPDGRHDLDAMAAAITERTKVVVVCTPNNPTGPAVTQSELEAFLAQVPTHVLVVVDEAYVEFVRMADPVDGIATYRAHPNVVLFRTFSKAYGLAGFRVGYAVAAPPVAGALRAVSLPFGVSHVAQAAAIASLKATDALMARVEALAGERARVVAGLAAAGWDLPDAQGNFVWFGLGERTAQFAAAGEEAGIVVRPFAGEGARVTIGEPEANDRVLAVARAFGL, from the coding sequence ATGAGCAGCCCCACCAGCCGTGCCCACATCGCCCGGATCCCCGCGTACGTCCCCGGCCGGCCGCCCACCCCGCGGACCGGGCTGACGACGTACAAGCTCTCCTCGAACGAGAACCCCTACCCGCCGCTGCCCGGCGTGGTCGACGCCGCCACGGAGGCGGTCGCGGTGATGAACCGCTACCCCGACATGGGCAGCAGCGCCCTGTACGACGCGCTGTCGGCGCGCTTGGGCGTGCCCGTCTCCGACCTCGCGGCGGCCACCGGGTCGGTGGCGCTGGTCTACCAGCTGCTGTCGGCGTACTGCGACCCCGGCGATGAGGTCGTCTACGCCTGGCGGTCCTTCGAGGCCTACCCGATCGCCGTCACGACGGCGGGCGCCACCTCGGTGCAGGTGCCGCTGACTCCTGACGGGCGCCACGACCTCGACGCGATGGCCGCCGCCATCACCGAGCGGACGAAGGTGGTCGTCGTCTGCACCCCCAACAACCCCACCGGCCCGGCGGTGACCCAGTCGGAGCTCGAGGCGTTCCTCGCGCAGGTGCCCACCCACGTCTTGGTGGTGGTGGACGAGGCGTACGTGGAGTTCGTGCGAATGGCCGACCCGGTCGACGGGATCGCGACCTACCGCGCCCACCCCAACGTCGTGCTGTTCCGCACGTTCTCCAAGGCCTACGGCCTGGCCGGGTTCCGCGTCGGGTACGCCGTCGCGGCGCCGCCGGTCGCCGGTGCGCTGCGCGCGGTCTCCCTGCCGTTCGGCGTCTCGCACGTGGCCCAGGCCGCGGCCATCGCCTCGCTGAAGGCGACCGACGCGCTGATGGCGCGGGTCGAGGCCCTCGCCGGCGAGCGGGCCCGGGTGGTCGCCGGGCTGGCGGCGGCCGGCTGGGACCTCCCGGACGCCCAGGGCAACTTCGTGTGGTTCGGCCTGGGGGAGCGCACCGCGCAGTTCGCGGCCGCCGGCGAGGAGGCCGGCATCGTCGTACGCCCCTTCGCCGGCGAGGGCGCCCGCGTGACCATCGGCGAGCCTGAGGCCAACGACCGGGTGCTGGCGGTGGCGCGGGCATTCGGCTTGTAA